TCACTTTCCAGGGAGGATGAGGTGGTAGGGTATGCACCATGGGGCATCAAGCAGAGGGGCCCTCAGGATTATGCCCCCTTCCAGTCCTCCCTTCCCAAGTGTCCCCCTGACTCATTTCCAGTTCTCAGCACAGACCCTGGACTCCTTTCCCCCTAACTCCTTCCTCTTGCAGTTTTCCTCTCTACCCTGACCTTAGGCCCTCTCTGAACTGCCATGAAATCCCAGGCCCCCGCTGGATGGGACCTGTAACTGAGCCACCAGCCTCCCTCCCTTGGGCACCCCCTTATCCCCTGCATCAGAACCAGCTTGGGTTCCATGTCCCCTGTGTCTCTGTGACAACCACTTCTCATGTCCAGAGTTCAGGTGACACTCACAAGGGCCCCATTGAAGAACTGGGGTGTCATTTGATCAGGACCCATTCATGGTCCAGTCCCCCAGGCCCAGAAAAAGATGGTGACACTTGAGCTGAGACATCTGAGCTGCCCCCTAGGGCCAAGGGACAGAGGCCCCCTGGCTTGGCAGTCTCCTCTCAACAGCCCCTTCCATTcttctgtccccaccccaccccagcctctcaAACTCACAGGCCCTCATGCACTCAGCCCTTCTCCTTTCCTGACACACACTAGCACCAAAgcccctgctcagtgcccccacATCAATCAAGCTGGCCTACTGGCTGCCTCTTCCCGTTCCTTGTGAGCCCTGGATCTTGGGACAAGGCTGGcctgttcctccctcccttcccttcccatcccccaTCCCAGAGGAGGGACGATTTGGCAGAGGAGTCAAGTGGGGGCGGTCATGGAAGGTGTGCCCCCAGAGAAGCCACCAAGGCCTGTTCATGAGGCCACAAGCCTAAGGACCAAAAAGGGGGTCTAGCTCAGGGCCTCCCCCATTCGGGCTGCCACCCACTCTTCCACCAGGCCCACCAAAGGACCAGACTGACTTCTtgctcagggcggtggtgaagtGGGCTGTAGAGAAGACTCCAGCTGGCCACCCCCAAATAGCAGGCGCTTCGCAGCACTTCATAGGCAAGGATCAGGGCAAAAACAGAAACCagagccagaggaagcagcaTGAGTCCTGTGGGCATCCTGCCTGCCTCACCCTCCCAGCCACTGCCCCGGCAGCCAGCAGCCTCTGCAGATGTCCACTGCAGGCCCCTGGAGCCCACCCAGCACCTACTGCTCTTGTCTCCATGCCCATCCTTGGCTGTCTGGCTGGGTTACAGAACACGGGTCTGATCATCTAGGTGTGACGGGGTTTCCCTGCGGTGTCAGCTCTCTGGGAAGTGGCAACAGGACTCCCAgctcaaggcttttttttttttttttttttttttttgagccacaGAACCCAGGCCAGGCCTGAAGGTTCTCCTCATTTGCACACCCCAGTCACCCTAGACCTGGCCCACAGCTCACTGCCTCGCtctggcggggggtggggagggtaggTTCATTGCCACAATGGGCTCTGAGCTGGAGACTGCGATGGAGACCCTCATCAACGTGTTCCACGCCCACTCGGGCAAGGAGGGGGACAAGTACAAGCTGAGCAAGAAggagctgaaggagctgctgcagaCGGAGCTCTCCAGCTTCCTGGACGTGAGCACAGACTTGggcatgggggagggagggagtgcaggggaaGGGGGGAAGGCAGCGGACACCTCCCTGTGgtctctctctctaccccacCCGACCTTACCCCAGccacctccctcctctctcctgggtgcTTCCAGTCTCTCCCACTCCTCCCGGGTGAAATCAGATCAGTCTGGTTTATAAATCACCTACTCAGGGCTAGGCCTTCTGTAGATTCATCAGTA
This window of the Ochotona princeps isolate mOchPri1 chromosome 2, mOchPri1.hap1, whole genome shotgun sequence genome carries:
- the S100A1 gene encoding protein S100-A1, whose product is MGSELETAMETLINVFHAHSGKEGDKYKLSKKELKELLQTELSSFLDAQKDADAVDKVMKELDEDGDGEVDFQEYVVLVAALTVACNNFFWENS